The following is a genomic window from Candidatus Diapherotrites archaeon.
TAATCGAATCGCAAGTGCTCGCCCGTTGTTGGCGTAATTGCATCGTTCTAATGCGTTAATGTACGTTTGTCTTTCTTTGGTTTCAATATCAATCATTCCATATCCATTTTGATACAGGATATAGTTCATCACGATTCGAGCCGTTCTTCCATTTCCATCCTGGAATGGGTGAATACGAACGAGTTTCCAGTGCGCCCATGCAGCTAATTCTAATGGATGTAATTTTTTCTTTAATTGGTCATAGTCCTTAAAGTAAAGTTTCATGTCAGTTGGAACCATATTTGGTGGGGTGAGTGCGAATTTGGACGCACGTAAGTAGTTTTCTTTCGTCTTGTATTTTCCTGCAATGTAAGGTTTTGTGTCGTTGAAGTACATTTCATGGATTTTAAACAAAAAATCTTCGTCGAATTTTCCTTTGTATTCTTTGACAAATTGAAGCGTACGTTGGGCAGCCTTGGCTTCCAGTACATCGTCTAATGGCTTGTTTGGGGAAATATTTTCAGTTAAGAGAAGCGCAACTTCTTTGGGGGTGAGTGTGCTTCCTTCAATGGAGTTCGTGTTGTACACGAATGCCATGACAAAGTTCTGGTCAAACTGCTCCTGGATAGTGGAATTTTGAGCATTGTAACGTTTCCAAAACTCCTTGTTGATTCGATCAATCTCACTTATTTCATCGGGAGTCAAATAGTGATGACCCAAACTTTTTTCTCGCTCGGTTACCATTTCTTCTTCAAATTGAGACAATAAGATTTGTAGTTTCGTTTCGGAAGGTTGTTGTTTTCCAATGTATTTTCGAATCTGCTTGCGTCGACCTTTGGCGATGGGAATGTTTTCAACCAAGTAATAATAGGTTTGCTCTCCCCGTTGGCGTTTGGTTAGATAGGCCATAATATGTGTTACTCACAAACACTTTAAAAGGATTGAGGAACAACGGCTATTGAGGAATACGGTTAGTGGATCCCGAATGTATAACGGCCGCCAAAATGGCTTACTCGACCATTTGCCACCCTTTCTTCTTGTATTTACCTAACTCAATGCTGTGCTCGGAATGATAATCTATTTCGAATTGGTGTTTATGGAGAAAGTAAAGGAGGAATACACTATTAGAAATATCCGGTAGATATCCGAGTTCGTCGATTATATTGAACATTTTAGCGGTTACTTTTGCTGAAAAGCTCTTATTCTCTTCGGTTATGGTCTGTATATACTCTATATCTTCCTTTAGTTTGTCGTATTTGCTGAAAAATCGATCCAAGGAATCAAAATGATCGTGGAGTTTGTTTTCATCGATGCTTCTCAAAGAGAAAATCAATTTCAGTTTTGGAACCAAGAATACTCCGTACCATCCCATACTTCGTTCCCCCTGATTATGCTTGATTTCACCCGTATATAAATTTGCGTTCAGTAAACCGCCATGAAAATGCAACGACTGCAAAAAACTGAGCAATTCTGGTTCTGAAATAATCATATTATTTTTACTGTGTTATCGAGCATGACTTCTCCATTTTTCATGACCCGTAAACAATTGGCCAATTCGTATCGCTTTCATCCGCTGTCCATCCTTTTTTGTTCTAATTTTAAGATAGTTTAACATACTTAAAGATTCTTTAAG
Proteins encoded in this region:
- a CDS encoding Fic family protein: MAYLTKRQRGEQTYYYLVENIPIAKGRRKQIRKYIGKQQPSETKLQILLSQFEEEMVTEREKSLGHHYLTPDEISEIDRINKEFWKRYNAQNSTIQEQFDQNFVMAFVYNTNSIEGSTLTPKEVALLLTENISPNKPLDDVLEAKAAQRTLQFVKEYKGKFDEDFLFKIHEMYFNDTKPYIAGKYKTKENYLRASKFALTPPNMVPTDMKLYFKDYDQLKKKLHPLELAAWAHWKLVRIHPFQDGNGRTARIVMNYILYQNGYGMIDIETKERQTYINALERCNYANNGRALAIRLVRRFKKQYEKALID